A genomic stretch from Budorcas taxicolor isolate Tak-1 chromosome 15, Takin1.1, whole genome shotgun sequence includes:
- the PSMC3 gene encoding 26S proteasome regulatory subunit 6A encodes MVNLLPKLESPVTRQEKMATVWDEAEQDGIGEEVLKMSTEEIIQRTRLLDSEIKIMKSEVLRVTHELQAMKDKIKENSEKIKVNKTLPYLVSNVIELLDVDPNDQEEDGANIDLDSQRKGKCAVIKTSTRQTYFLPVIGLVDAEKLKPGDLVGVNKDSYLILETLPTEYDSRVKAMEVDERPTEQYSDIGGLDKQIQELVEAIVLPMNHKEKFENLGIQPPKGVLMYGPPGTGKTLLARACAAQTKATFLKLAGPQLVQMFIGDGAKLVRDAFALAKEKAPSIIFIDELDAIGTKRFDSEKAGDREVQRTMLELLNQLDGFQPNTQVKVIAATNRVDILDPALLRSGRLDRKIEFPMPNEEARARIMQIHSRKMNVSPDVNYEELARCTDDFNGAQCKAVCVEAGMIALRRGATELTHEDYMEGILEVQAKKKANLQYYA; translated from the exons ATGGTGAATCTGCTGCCGAAACTCGAGAGTCCGGTGACTCGGCAGGAGAAGATGGCGACGGTGTGGGACGAGGCGGAG cAAGATGGAATCGGGGAGGAAGTTCTCAAGATGTCCACAGAAGAGATCATCCAGCGCACACGGCTGCTGGACAGTGAAATCAAG ATCATGAAGAGTGAAGTGTTGCGAGTCACCCACGAACTCCAGGCCATGAAGGACAAGATTAAAGAGAACAGCGAGAAGATCAAAGTGAACAAGACCCTGCCGTACCTGGTCTCCAACGTCAtcgag cttctagaTGTTGATCCCAACGACCAAGAGGAAGATGGTGCAAACATCGATTTAGACTCCCAGAGGAAGGGCAAGTGTGCAGTCATCAAAACCTCCACACGGCAG ACCTACTTCTTGCCTGTGATTGGCTTGGTGGATGCCGAAAAGCTGAAGCCGGGAGACTTGGTG GGTGTGAACAAAGACTCCTATCTGATCCTGGAGACCCTGCCCACCGAGTACGACTCGCGGGTGAAGGCCATGGAGGTGGACGAGAGACCCACGGAGCAGTACAGTGACATCGGGGGCCTGGATAAGCAGATCCAGGAG CTAGTGGAGGCCATTGTCCTGCCAATGAACCACAAGGAGAAGTTTGAGAACTTAGGGATCCAGCCCCCAAAGGGCGTGCTGATGTACGGGCCCCCAGGTACGGGGAAGACCCTGCTGGCCCGGGCCTGTGCTGCGCAGACCAAG gccacctTCCTGAAGCTGGCCGGCCCCCAGCTGGTGCAGATGTTCATCGGGGATGGTGCCAAGCTAGTCCGGGACGCCTTTGCACTGGCCAAGGAGAAAGCGCCGTCCATCATCTTCATTGATGAGCTGGACGCCATCGGCACCAAGCG CTTCGACAGTGAGAAGGCCGGGGACCGGGAGGTGCAGAGGACCATGCTGGAGCTGCTGAACCAGCTGGACGGCTTCCAGCCCAACACCCAAGTGAAG GTCATCGCGGCCACCAACAGAGTGGACATCCTGGATCCCGCCCTGCTCCGCTCAGGCCGCCTGGACCGCAAGATCGAGTTCCCCATGCCCAACGAGGAGGCCCGGGCCAGAATCATGCAGATCCACTCCCGGAAGATGAACGTTAG TCCTGATGTGAACTACGAGGAACTGGCCCGCTGTACAGATGACTTCAACGGGGCCCAGTGCAAGGCAGTGTGTGTGGAGGCG GGCATGATTGCGCTGCGCAGAGGCGCCACGGAGCTCACCCACGAGGACTACATGGAGGGCATCCTGGAAGTGCAGGCCAAGAAGAAGGCCAACCTGCAGTACTATGCCTAG